One Synechococcus sp. JA-2-3B'a(2-13) genomic window carries:
- a CDS encoding fatty acid desaturase family protein, whose translation MAVETTPILPDPQRLIPSERLRQLNVRSNSAGLRQLLGHLAVMAVSGSLWVTQKGVNGWIALPALVVYGASLATMFAALHECVHRTAFASPKLNDGVAWVAGLLSFYNSTFYRRYHKWHHRYTQIPGKDPELEDPKPQSWPEYLLELSGLTWWIGKVKTYIRIASGQLQGYPYIPESARQEVIRSVRLQLGIYGLGSLLSLLLGDPWIVWLWLLPLAVGQPILRFILLAEHTGCSQTEDPFSNTRTTLTLWPIRFLMWNMPYHAEHHLYPSIPFHALADAHQYLKPHLAHLGQGYVRVHRQVIEQFQA comes from the coding sequence ATGGCTGTCGAGACAACACCGATTTTGCCGGATCCGCAACGGTTGATCCCGAGCGAGCGCCTCAGACAACTGAATGTCCGCTCCAATTCAGCCGGGCTCCGGCAGCTTTTGGGACATTTGGCGGTGATGGCGGTGAGTGGCAGCCTGTGGGTGACCCAGAAAGGTGTCAATGGCTGGATTGCCCTGCCGGCGCTGGTGGTTTACGGGGCCAGTTTGGCGACGATGTTTGCTGCTTTGCACGAATGTGTACACCGCACCGCTTTTGCCAGCCCAAAACTGAATGACGGGGTGGCCTGGGTGGCGGGCTTGCTCTCATTTTACAACAGCACTTTTTATCGCCGATACCACAAATGGCACCACCGCTATACCCAGATTCCGGGCAAGGATCCGGAGCTGGAGGATCCCAAACCCCAGAGCTGGCCGGAGTATTTGCTCGAGCTGAGCGGCTTGACTTGGTGGATCGGCAAGGTGAAGACCTACATCCGCATAGCCAGCGGCCAGTTGCAAGGCTATCCCTACATTCCTGAATCGGCCCGCCAAGAGGTCATTCGTTCGGTGCGGTTGCAGCTAGGGATCTACGGCCTTGGGAGCTTGCTCTCCCTTCTGCTGGGGGATCCCTGGATAGTGTGGCTGTGGCTGTTGCCTTTGGCGGTAGGGCAGCCGATCTTGCGCTTCATTTTGCTGGCAGAGCACACAGGCTGTAGCCAAACCGAGGATCCCTTCTCCAATACCCGTACCACCCTTACCCTTTGGCCAATCCGCTTTTTGATGTGGAATATGCCTTACCATGCTGAGCATCACCTTTACCCCTCCATTCCATTTCATGCTTTGGCCGATGCCCATCAATACCTCAAGCCCCATCTGGCTCATCTAGGGCAGGGGTATGTGCGGGTTCATCGTCAGGTGATTGAACAATTTCAGGCATGA
- a CDS encoding thioredoxin family protein gives MKEDWAKRLRNGLVAAAAVLLAVGLFLASQGRQAGSNLEALAQEAIPWEQAQANGKPSLVEFYADWCSTCRAMAPLLASLKQEFADQVNFVMLNVDNPKWLPELSRYRVNGIPHFLFLDRQGEVLGSAIGEQPPSILRANVLALATGQPLQLTNIGPVSELERGRRALPSQPDPRSHG, from the coding sequence ATGAAGGAAGACTGGGCAAAACGGTTGCGCAACGGGCTGGTTGCCGCGGCAGCTGTGCTCTTAGCGGTGGGTTTGTTTTTGGCCAGCCAGGGTCGTCAGGCGGGCAGCAACCTAGAGGCTCTAGCCCAAGAGGCCATACCTTGGGAGCAAGCTCAGGCCAATGGCAAACCTTCTTTGGTGGAGTTTTATGCCGATTGGTGCAGCACCTGTCGTGCCATGGCACCCCTCCTGGCCAGCCTGAAACAGGAATTTGCCGATCAAGTCAACTTTGTCATGCTCAATGTGGATAATCCCAAGTGGCTGCCGGAGCTGAGCCGCTACCGGGTGAACGGCATCCCTCATTTTCTGTTTTTGGATCGGCAGGGAGAAGTGCTGGGATCGGCGATTGGCGAACAGCCGCCGTCGATTCTGCGGGCCAATGTGTTGGCTCTGGCAACTGGACAGCCCCTGCAGTTGACCAACATCGGGCCGGTGTCTGAGCTGGAGCGGGGCAGGCGCGCCCTCCCCAGTCAGCCGGATCCCCGCAGTCATGGTTAG
- the pheT gene encoding phenylalanine--tRNA ligase subunit beta: protein MRISLKWLRELVDFQLSPEELGEALTLAGFEVEEIEDRRTWADGVVLGRILAAEPHPNADKLQVCQVDLGSDRPATIVCGAANARPGILVAVATPGTHLPALSLTIAKADKRGVISEGMICSLAELGLEKSSEGIHEFPPDLDLEAHPLGSDVRPLLGLDDVVLDLTSTANRADALSMVGIAREVAALTRNPLRLPPVQPLQAKPIPNFQLRIADAKACPAYSGVLIEGVKVGPSPDWLKHRLAAAGMRSINNVVDITNLILLEWGQPLHAFDWDRLLQVMGKKKPTIEVRLAQPGETLKTLDGQTRTLQADSHLIVAGSQPVALAGVMGGEETEVGSTTTRIFLEAALFDPAVTRRSARSQGLRTEASTRYERGVNFATLDQARDRAVQLILELAGGAVAGLTTFDQRPPLERTLKLRLSRLIDVLGDEVQAADVEEILSALGFQLSRCEGANSQSALSPATETATVASCVWQVVVPPYRLRDIEREIDLIEEFARLYGYDRFSETLPTEPQVGSLSARETFTRQIREVLRGIGLTEVYHISLCPAEEDGSLVRIANPLSPEYSAVRNALLPGLVEAFRFNWDQGNGPLQAFEIGRVFAHALPPNPHPYREAEHIGGILGGDPNPHDWQHRNRPMDWFEAKGLLVSALERLGFGPEFRLDPPEEQSSLLHPGRQASLWIEGSRIGLFGQLHPRLCQEKGLPDQVYGFELQLDPLLESLERRGIVQFVPFSPFPAADRDIAFFAPLDLAVGEIEKVIRRAGGELLQSVQLFDEYRGQGVPAGQRSLAFRLVYRAPDRTLTDAEVEALQNQVRAQLATQFPVTLRS, encoded by the coding sequence ATGCGCATCTCCTTGAAGTGGCTGCGAGAACTGGTGGATTTCCAACTTTCACCCGAAGAACTGGGGGAGGCCCTCACCCTGGCGGGGTTTGAAGTGGAAGAGATCGAAGACCGCCGCACCTGGGCAGATGGGGTGGTTTTGGGCAGGATCCTGGCTGCCGAGCCTCACCCCAACGCCGACAAGCTGCAGGTTTGCCAGGTGGATTTGGGATCCGATCGGCCTGCCACCATTGTCTGTGGAGCTGCCAACGCCCGCCCTGGGATCCTGGTAGCAGTGGCTACACCCGGCACCCATTTGCCCGCCCTCTCCCTCACCATTGCCAAAGCCGACAAGCGGGGGGTGATCTCGGAGGGCATGATCTGCTCTCTGGCCGAGCTGGGGCTGGAGAAATCTTCCGAAGGGATCCACGAATTCCCGCCCGACTTGGATCTGGAGGCCCATCCGCTTGGCTCTGATGTGCGTCCTCTTTTGGGCTTGGACGATGTGGTGCTGGATCTCACTTCCACCGCCAACCGGGCCGATGCCCTGAGCATGGTGGGGATCGCCCGCGAAGTGGCTGCCCTCACCCGCAACCCGCTGCGCCTGCCCCCCGTCCAGCCTCTTCAGGCCAAGCCCATCCCCAACTTTCAGTTGCGCATTGCCGACGCCAAAGCCTGCCCCGCCTACAGTGGCGTGTTGATCGAAGGGGTGAAAGTCGGCCCTTCCCCCGACTGGCTAAAACACCGACTGGCCGCCGCCGGCATGCGCTCCATCAACAACGTAGTGGATATTACCAATCTGATCCTGCTGGAATGGGGCCAGCCTTTGCACGCCTTCGACTGGGATCGCCTGCTCCAGGTCATGGGCAAGAAAAAACCCACCATCGAGGTGCGCTTGGCCCAGCCGGGAGAAACCTTAAAGACCTTGGACGGCCAAACCCGCACCTTGCAAGCCGACAGTCATCTCATTGTGGCCGGCAGCCAACCGGTAGCTCTGGCCGGGGTCATGGGAGGGGAAGAAACCGAGGTCGGCTCGACCACCACCCGCATTTTCTTGGAAGCAGCCCTATTCGATCCAGCGGTGACGCGGCGCTCGGCCCGGTCTCAAGGTCTGCGCACCGAGGCTTCCACCCGCTATGAGCGAGGGGTTAACTTTGCCACCCTCGATCAGGCCCGGGATCGGGCGGTGCAGTTGATCCTGGAACTGGCAGGGGGAGCAGTGGCCGGCCTCACCACCTTTGACCAGCGGCCCCCCCTGGAACGCACCCTGAAATTGCGGCTGTCGCGGCTGATCGATGTGTTGGGGGACGAGGTGCAGGCGGCGGATGTGGAGGAGATCCTATCTGCCTTGGGCTTTCAGCTCTCCCGTTGCGAAGGGGCCAATTCCCAGAGTGCCCTCTCCCCCGCTACCGAGACGGCAACCGTGGCCAGCTGCGTTTGGCAGGTCGTCGTTCCCCCCTATCGCCTGCGGGACATTGAGCGGGAGATCGACCTCATCGAGGAGTTTGCCCGTCTCTACGGCTATGACCGCTTCTCGGAAACCCTACCCACCGAGCCGCAGGTGGGATCCCTTTCGGCGCGGGAAACGTTCACCCGCCAGATCCGAGAAGTGCTGCGCGGCATTGGCCTGACAGAGGTATATCACATCTCCCTCTGCCCAGCGGAGGAGGATGGATCCCTGGTGAGGATTGCCAATCCACTTTCGCCTGAATATTCAGCCGTGCGCAATGCGCTACTTCCCGGCCTGGTGGAGGCCTTCCGCTTCAACTGGGATCAAGGCAACGGCCCGCTCCAAGCCTTTGAAATTGGCCGTGTTTTTGCCCATGCCCTTCCCCCCAACCCCCACCCTTACCGGGAAGCTGAGCATATCGGCGGTATCTTGGGCGGGGATCCCAATCCCCACGATTGGCAGCACCGCAACCGACCCATGGACTGGTTCGAGGCCAAGGGGCTGCTGGTCTCCGCTCTGGAGCGGCTGGGATTTGGCCCGGAGTTTCGTCTGGATCCCCCTGAAGAGCAATCGTCCCTGCTTCACCCCGGTCGCCAGGCCAGTTTGTGGATTGAGGGATCCCGCATCGGTTTGTTCGGGCAACTGCACCCCCGCCTCTGTCAGGAAAAGGGGCTGCCAGATCAGGTCTATGGGTTTGAGCTGCAGTTGGATCCCTTGCTGGAAAGCCTGGAGAGACGGGGCATTGTGCAATTTGTCCCCTTTTCGCCCTTTCCTGCTGCCGATCGGGATATCGCCTTCTTTGCGCCACTCGACCTTGCCGTTGGTGAGATCGAGAAGGTTATCCGTCGAGCGGGCGGAGAACTTCTCCAATCGGTGCAGCTTTTCGACGAGTACCGGGGCCAAGGAGTACCTGCAGGGCAGCGCAGCCTTGCCTTCCGCCTAGTGTACCGCGCTCCCGATCGCACCCTCACGGATGCGGAGGTAGAAGCTCTGCAAAACCAGGTGAGGGCGCAGTTGGCAACACAATTTCCGGTGACCTTGCGCAGCTAG
- a CDS encoding glucose-6-phosphate dehydrogenase assembly protein OpcA gives MDQSAAVLPLQTPKDVSIEDIEQELNKIWSSKGESVAARAATFTLVVYESLDDALLLPSPTVEAIATQNPCRVIDLRAKREGSPDDAIEAQVAAYCPVTREQRSSLVCCEYITLKAPESAFVRACSTVASLLIPNLPTFLWWQGDLDLNSLLFQKLVALSNRVIVDSRGFVNPEEDLQEIHLLVGEGRHCGDLNWRRLLPWQELTAQAFDPPDRRESLYLVDRVNLDYKAGNPCQAFLFLGWLAGRLGWTPTERVQAQEHDYQIDRIRLQTQRGGEVMAELAAVPLASEISQPGDLIGLRLTSSNQEADACTVLCSEITGCMRMEAMGGAQRCVVRQVAPLEQDSLDTLLAAELQRLGPDYLYEETLGVVDQMLKLGKS, from the coding sequence ATGGATCAATCTGCTGCCGTCCTGCCCCTACAAACCCCGAAAGATGTCTCCATCGAAGATATTGAGCAGGAGCTGAACAAGATCTGGTCTTCCAAAGGAGAGAGCGTTGCCGCCCGCGCTGCCACCTTTACCCTGGTGGTGTACGAATCTCTGGACGATGCGCTGTTGCTACCTTCTCCCACCGTCGAGGCCATCGCCACCCAAAACCCCTGTCGCGTCATTGACCTGCGCGCCAAACGAGAGGGATCCCCAGACGATGCCATCGAGGCCCAGGTGGCCGCCTACTGTCCGGTGACCCGCGAGCAGCGCAGCTCGTTGGTCTGTTGCGAATACATCACCCTGAAAGCGCCCGAATCGGCCTTTGTGCGGGCCTGCAGCACCGTTGCCTCGCTGCTGATCCCCAACTTGCCCACCTTTTTGTGGTGGCAAGGGGATCTGGATTTGAACAGCTTGCTGTTTCAAAAATTGGTGGCTCTGAGCAACCGGGTCATCGTCGATTCACGGGGCTTTGTCAATCCAGAAGAAGATCTGCAGGAAATCCACCTCTTGGTGGGTGAGGGGCGCCACTGTGGGGATCTCAACTGGCGGCGGCTGCTGCCTTGGCAGGAACTCACCGCCCAAGCCTTTGACCCTCCCGACCGGCGGGAGTCCCTCTACCTCGTAGATCGCGTGAACCTCGACTACAAAGCCGGCAATCCCTGCCAGGCGTTCCTTTTCCTGGGCTGGCTGGCCGGTCGCCTGGGATGGACTCCCACAGAGCGGGTTCAGGCTCAGGAGCACGATTACCAGATCGACCGTATCCGCTTGCAAACCCAAAGGGGCGGCGAGGTGATGGCAGAACTGGCGGCTGTGCCCTTGGCCTCGGAAATCAGCCAGCCGGGGGATCTCATCGGGCTGCGCCTCACCTCCAGCAACCAAGAAGCCGACGCCTGTACTGTGCTGTGCTCCGAAATCACAGGGTGTATGCGCATGGAAGCCATGGGGGGTGCTCAGAGATGTGTGGTTCGCCAGGTGGCTCCCCTGGAGCAGGATTCCCTCGACACCCTGCTGGCTGCCGAGTTGCAGCGGCTTGGCCCCGACTACCTCTACGAAGAAACCCTAGGGGTGGTGGATCAGATGCTGAAGCTGGGCAAAAGCTGA
- a CDS encoding glucose-6-phosphate isomerase, producing the protein MDSLQLWQRYCDWLYYHPGLEIFVDISRIRFTPPQVEALRPRFAQAFADMQALEAGAIANPDEGRQVGHYWLRAPELAPTPEIRQAIQDSIERVETFAEKIHRGTIPASGGGRFTELLCIGIGGSALGPQFVAEALAPLHPPLNIHFIDNTDPDGFDRVLGRLADQLGQTLVITTSKSGGTPEPRNGLVEVKLAYQKAGIPFSAHAVAITGPGSQLEQQARQEGWLEVFPIFDWVGGRTSETSPVGLLPAALQGIDIRALLAGAATMDEATRLPHLERNPAALLAMAWYIVGQGQGRKDMVVLPYKDRLLLFSRYLQQLVMESLGKSHDLNGNRVEQGIAVYGNKGTTDQHAYVQQLRDGLNNFFVTFIEVLQDREPGIPSPFVEPQVTSGDYLNGLLQGTRQALYENGRDSITVTLPRVDARSVGALIALYERAVGLYASLIQINAYHQPGVEAGKKAASAVLELQRRLLETVQEQQGSLTLPQLAEKLGCPERIETLYWIVRHLHANGRGVLLTGDPARPLELSIQPQPA; encoded by the coding sequence ATGGACAGCCTCCAACTCTGGCAGCGCTACTGCGATTGGCTTTACTACCATCCCGGCCTGGAGATTTTCGTCGATATCAGCCGCATCCGTTTCACTCCCCCTCAGGTGGAAGCGCTACGGCCTCGCTTTGCCCAGGCTTTTGCCGATATGCAGGCTTTGGAGGCAGGAGCCATTGCCAACCCCGACGAAGGCCGCCAGGTGGGCCACTATTGGCTGCGGGCGCCCGAGCTGGCTCCCACCCCTGAAATCCGGCAGGCCATTCAGGATTCCATTGAGCGAGTGGAAACCTTTGCCGAAAAGATCCATCGCGGAACCATCCCGGCCAGCGGGGGGGGACGGTTCACCGAGCTGCTCTGCATCGGCATTGGCGGCTCAGCTCTGGGGCCGCAATTTGTGGCGGAGGCCCTGGCTCCGCTGCACCCCCCCCTGAACATCCACTTCATCGACAACACGGATCCCGACGGGTTTGACCGGGTGCTGGGGCGGCTGGCAGACCAACTGGGGCAAACCCTGGTGATCACCACCTCCAAATCCGGCGGCACCCCAGAGCCCCGCAATGGCTTGGTGGAGGTGAAGCTGGCCTACCAAAAAGCCGGGATCCCTTTTTCTGCCCATGCGGTGGCCATCACCGGCCCCGGCAGCCAATTGGAGCAGCAGGCGCGGCAGGAGGGGTGGTTGGAGGTCTTCCCCATCTTCGACTGGGTGGGGGGGCGCACCTCCGAAACGTCCCCGGTGGGCCTGTTGCCGGCAGCGTTGCAGGGCATTGATATCCGGGCTTTGCTGGCCGGGGCAGCCACCATGGATGAGGCCACCCGCCTGCCCCACCTGGAGCGCAATCCCGCCGCTCTGCTGGCCATGGCCTGGTACATCGTCGGTCAAGGGCAAGGGCGCAAGGACATGGTGGTTTTGCCCTACAAGGATCGCCTGCTGCTGTTTAGCCGTTACTTACAACAGTTGGTGATGGAATCCCTGGGCAAATCCCATGATCTAAACGGCAACCGTGTGGAGCAGGGCATCGCCGTTTACGGCAACAAGGGCACCACCGACCAACATGCCTACGTCCAGCAGTTGCGGGATGGCTTGAACAACTTCTTTGTCACCTTCATCGAGGTGCTTCAGGATCGGGAGCCTGGGATCCCTTCCCCCTTCGTGGAGCCGCAGGTGACCAGTGGCGACTACCTGAACGGCCTGCTGCAGGGCACCCGCCAGGCTCTCTACGAAAACGGTCGCGACTCCATTACCGTGACGCTGCCACGGGTAGATGCCCGCTCGGTGGGGGCCTTGATTGCCCTCTACGAACGAGCCGTGGGCCTCTACGCCTCCCTAATCCAGATCAACGCTTACCATCAACCGGGGGTGGAAGCAGGCAAGAAAGCCGCCAGCGCTGTCTTGGAGCTGCAACGGCGATTGCTAGAGACGGTGCAGGAGCAGCAGGGATCCCTGACTTTGCCCCAACTGGCAGAGAAACTGGGCTGCCCGGAGCGCATAGAAACCCTGTACTGGATTGTGCGGCACCTACACGCCAATGGCCGCGGAGTCCTGTTGACAGGGGATCCCGCCCGCCCCCTGGAGCTGAGCATCCAGCCCCAGCCCGCTTGA
- the folK gene encoding 2-amino-4-hydroxy-6-hydroxymethyldihydropteridine diphosphokinase yields MNRDLAYVALGSNLGDPLQQLRLAVQKLRRLGEVAARSSLYRSPAQGGPPGQPDYLNAVVALDPFPPYRSPLELLGALLAIEQEAGRVRRIRWEARTLDLDLLAMGSRILNSPELTLPHPRMMERAFVLAPLGEIAPDWRHPETGVGVKEALISLDQSWLERTTLGWE; encoded by the coding sequence ATGAATCGTGACCTGGCCTATGTTGCCCTGGGAAGCAACCTGGGGGATCCGCTGCAGCAGTTGCGCTTGGCTGTGCAGAAGTTGCGCCGGTTGGGAGAGGTGGCGGCCCGTTCCAGTCTCTACCGCAGCCCAGCCCAAGGGGGGCCACCCGGACAGCCTGACTACCTTAACGCAGTGGTGGCGTTGGATCCCTTTCCCCCCTACCGGTCTCCCCTGGAGTTGCTCGGGGCGCTGCTGGCCATCGAGCAGGAGGCAGGACGGGTGCGGCGCATCCGCTGGGAGGCCAGAACCCTGGATTTGGATCTGCTGGCCATGGGCAGCCGCATCCTGAACAGCCCTGAGCTGACGTTGCCCCACCCCCGCATGATGGAACGTGCTTTTGTCTTAGCTCCCTTGGGGGAGATCGCTCCCGACTGGCGTCACCCTGAGACCGGTGTGGGGGTCAAAGAGGCACTCATCAGTTTGGATCAGTCCTGGCTGGAGCGCACAACCCTCGGCTGGGAGTAA
- the folB gene encoding dihydroneopterin aldolase, with protein MTQGRLVLQGLVFHAYHGHCPEEAVLGGRFVVDVEMRLSLAEIQDDLSRTVDYAQVYERVRQEVTGQRRRLIETLADQIAERLWQSYPQLEALTVRVHKPHAPLPGLFEDVYVEVDRRRAVSRAEAS; from the coding sequence ATGACGCAGGGTAGGCTGGTGCTGCAGGGCCTCGTCTTTCATGCCTATCACGGCCACTGCCCGGAGGAAGCGGTTTTGGGTGGGCGTTTTGTGGTGGACGTGGAGATGCGGCTTTCCCTAGCCGAGATCCAAGATGACCTCTCGCGCACGGTGGACTACGCCCAGGTGTACGAGAGGGTGCGGCAGGAGGTGACCGGCCAACGCCGCCGCTTGATCGAGACCTTGGCGGATCAGATCGCAGAGCGGCTGTGGCAGAGCTATCCCCAACTGGAGGCCCTGACCGTGCGGGTTCACAAGCCCCATGCTCCCCTGCCGGGGCTGTTCGAGGATGTTTACGTCGAGGTCGACCGCCGGCGAGCCGTAAGCAGGGCGGAAGCCTCATGA
- the folP gene encoding dihydropteroate synthase, with amino-acid sequence MTSRRPLPRAEKAAEGYRLSWRGVAVMGVLNVTPDSFSDGGLWGSPEAAVQAAKAMAAAGALIVDIGGESTRPGAEPVSVEVECDRVLPVIRALEGSGIPISVDTRRTEVAAAALAAGAHIINDVSGLRDPQMIQVCAEKGVPAVIMHMRGEPRTMQQQTDYADLEGEVFGFLREQAERALAAGVPSVVLDPGLGFAKTAEQNVTLLKALPRLVAYGYPVLVGASRKSFVGKLSGIAVPSERDSASVAVHLFAASRGAALVRVHNVPAHVSALATWEALHHDAG; translated from the coding sequence TTGACCTCTCGGCGTCCCCTGCCCAGGGCCGAAAAGGCGGCGGAAGGCTATCGCCTCTCGTGGCGCGGGGTTGCGGTGATGGGGGTGCTCAACGTAACACCCGACAGCTTTAGCGATGGCGGCCTGTGGGGATCCCCAGAAGCAGCCGTGCAGGCAGCCAAAGCCATGGCAGCGGCAGGGGCCTTGATCGTGGATATTGGCGGCGAGTCCACCCGTCCGGGAGCGGAGCCGGTATCGGTGGAGGTGGAATGCGACCGAGTCTTGCCCGTGATCCGGGCCCTGGAAGGATCCGGGATCCCCATCAGCGTCGATACGCGCAGAACGGAGGTGGCGGCTGCGGCTTTGGCTGCCGGGGCGCACATCATCAACGATGTCAGCGGGCTGCGGGATCCCCAAATGATACAGGTCTGTGCCGAAAAGGGGGTGCCGGCGGTGATCATGCACATGCGGGGAGAACCGCGCACCATGCAGCAGCAGACCGACTATGCTGACCTGGAGGGGGAGGTTTTCGGTTTTCTCAGGGAACAGGCGGAGCGGGCCCTGGCAGCGGGCGTGCCCAGCGTTGTTTTGGATCCGGGCTTGGGCTTTGCCAAAACTGCTGAGCAGAATGTAACCCTGCTCAAAGCCCTACCGCGGCTGGTGGCCTACGGCTACCCAGTTTTGGTGGGGGCATCCCGCAAAAGTTTTGTGGGCAAGCTTTCCGGCATTGCCGTGCCCAGCGAGCGAGACAGCGCCAGCGTGGCCGTGCACCTGTTTGCAGCCAGCCGGGGGGCTGCCCTGGTACGGGTTCACAACGTGCCGGCTCATGTTTCCGCCCTTGCCACTTGGGAAGCTCTGCACCATGACGCAGGGTAG
- the ychF gene encoding redox-regulated ATPase YchF translates to MLRAGIVGLPNVGKSTLFNALCENAKAEAANFPFCTIEPNVGRVAVPDERLQVLAKISGSAEIIPSQIEFVDIAGLVAGASKGEGLGNQFLSHIRQVDAVVHVVRCFQDENIVHVAGSVDPLRDIGVINLELALADLAQIERRIERVRKQAKSDKTAQLELQALEQLQAALDEGKPARLVPLSPEEEQLIKGLGLLTRKKVIYAANVAETDLASGNAWVEQVRQFAEAEGAGVVVVSAQVEAELVELPPDERQAYLDSLGVKEGGLKSLIRATYELLGLRTYFTSGPKETRAWTIPVGATAPQAAGVIHSDFERGFIRAETVAYADLVAAGSLNAAKEKGLLRSEGKDYVVQEGDVMHFRFNV, encoded by the coding sequence ATGTTGAGAGCTGGAATTGTCGGCCTGCCCAACGTAGGCAAATCTACCTTGTTCAACGCCCTCTGTGAAAATGCCAAAGCCGAGGCGGCCAACTTTCCCTTCTGCACCATTGAGCCGAATGTGGGGCGGGTGGCGGTGCCCGACGAGCGCTTGCAGGTGCTGGCCAAGATCAGCGGTTCTGCCGAGATCATCCCCAGCCAAATCGAGTTTGTGGATATTGCCGGGCTGGTGGCTGGAGCCAGCAAGGGGGAGGGTCTGGGCAACCAGTTTCTCTCCCACATTCGCCAGGTGGACGCCGTGGTGCACGTGGTGCGCTGCTTCCAAGACGAGAACATTGTGCATGTGGCGGGTTCGGTGGATCCCTTGCGGGATATCGGGGTGATCAACTTGGAGCTAGCCTTGGCGGATTTGGCCCAGATCGAGCGGCGCATAGAGCGGGTGCGCAAGCAGGCAAAGTCCGACAAAACCGCCCAACTGGAGTTGCAGGCTCTGGAACAATTACAGGCTGCCTTGGACGAGGGCAAGCCGGCTCGCCTGGTACCCCTCAGCCCAGAAGAAGAGCAGTTGATCAAAGGGTTGGGGCTGCTCACCCGCAAAAAAGTCATCTACGCCGCCAATGTGGCGGAAACGGATCTGGCCAGCGGCAATGCCTGGGTGGAGCAGGTGCGGCAATTTGCCGAGGCGGAAGGGGCAGGTGTGGTGGTGGTCTCAGCCCAGGTGGAGGCGGAACTGGTGGAGCTGCCCCCCGACGAGCGACAGGCCTATCTGGATTCGTTAGGGGTAAAAGAGGGCGGGCTGAAATCTCTCATCCGAGCCACCTACGAGCTGTTGGGCTTGCGCACCTACTTTACCTCTGGCCCCAAAGAAACCCGCGCTTGGACGATTCCAGTCGGCGCCACAGCCCCTCAGGCAGCCGGGGTGATCCACTCCGATTTTGAGCGGGGCTTCATCCGGGCCGAGACGGTGGCCTATGCCGATCTGGTGGCGGCGGGATCCCTGAATGCCGCCAAAGAAAAGGGCCTGCTGCGCAGCGAAGGCAAAGACTACGTCGTCCAGGAAGGGGACGTGATGCACTTCCGCTTCAATGTCTAG